In the Penaeus chinensis breed Huanghai No. 1 chromosome 31, ASM1920278v2, whole genome shotgun sequence genome, one interval contains:
- the LOC125041871 gene encoding techylectin-5B-like — protein MIRLASFLITAALVVGLPPPDANVNIAWPGDVHVKAQGKTLLVLLGEDNENIKVNINATLIDGDSGLVPATPAPTVAPPPQPVPVISEKNCLDLKNNNYLSSGIYVVAPYDCCPDKLVSVYCDMDTDDGGWTVIQRRDQFDTQLSFFRGWDDYVSGFGKLRKEFWLGLDNIHAFTNQTNYEIRFDLADFEGKSRWAKYSQFLVKSKASNYELRISGYSGNAGDAMSYHNGMVFTTKDSPVHSVCPERHQGAWWYNDCLHSNLNGQYLAGPHNTLGIGVNWYEWRRLRYSLKLSEMKIRPKQ, from the exons ACGCGAACGTCAACATCGCGTGGCCCGGAGACGTTCACGTGAAAGCCCAGGGGAaaaccctcctcgtcctcctcggcgAAGACAATGAGAACATCAAAGTGAACATCAACGCCACCCTCATTGATGGCGACAGCGGCCTCGTCCCAGCCACGCCCGCGCCCACGGTGGCTCCCCCCCCTCAGCCCGTGCCCGTCATCTCGGAGAA GAACTGCCTCGACCTCAAGAACAACAATTACCTGTCGAGCGGCATCTACGTGGTGGCGCCCTACGACTGCTGCCCCGACAAGCTCGTCAGCGTCTACTGCGACATGGACACGGACGACGGCGGCTGGACGGTGATCCAGCGGCGCGACCAGTTCGACACGCAGCTCAGCTTCTTCAGGGGCTGGGACGACTACGTCTCGGGATTCGGCAAACTCCGCAAGGAGTTCTGGCTCGGCCTCGACAACATTCACGCCTTCACGAACCAGACCAACTACGAGATTCGCTTCGACCTGGCCGACTTCGAGGGCAAGAGTCGCTGGGCGAAGTACAGTCAATTCCTGGTCAAGTCGAAGGCGTCCAATTACGAGCTGAGGATAAGCGGCTACTCGGGCAACGCCGGCGACGCCATGAGCTACCACAACGGCATGGTCTTCACCACCAAGGACAGTCCCGTCCACAGCGTGTGTCCGGAGAG ACACCAGGGGGCTTGGTGGTATAATGACTGTTTACACTCCAACCTGAACGGACAGTACCTGGCCGGCCCTCATAACACCCTGGGCATCGGAGTCAACTGGTACGAGTGGAGGCGACTCAGGTACTCCCTCAAATTATCCGAGATGAAAATCAGACCAAAACAGTAA